In bacterium, one genomic interval encodes:
- the truB gene encoding tRNA pseudouridine(55) synthase TruB: MDGFVNVYKNPGMTSHDVVYRLRRATGIKRIGHAGTLDPDAEGVLVAAIGRATRILPYLTLEPKVYDCWLRLDITTNTQDASGTEQNRVPAGHITEDKLKETLQSFIGLIKQIPPMFSAVHHEGQRLYDLARKGIEVVREPREVTIESIVLKLFESGEFPLSRIIITCSSGTYVRTLCHDIGNALGVGGHMEKLIRTRVGDFCVEESHSLDDLQTPESVQQSLIGIIKALYPTGGPVIQVNESDREHILNGNFIAFPPDIEPTTKPIPLVYEAELLAIAIPSNDHAQPVVVFNPPAQTT; the protein is encoded by the coding sequence ATGGATGGATTCGTTAACGTCTACAAAAACCCCGGTATGACTTCGCATGACGTAGTCTATCGCTTACGCCGGGCAACCGGCATCAAGCGAATAGGTCACGCCGGCACACTTGATCCGGATGCCGAAGGGGTCTTAGTTGCTGCAATAGGAAGAGCCACCCGCATCCTCCCCTATCTCACCCTCGAACCTAAGGTCTACGACTGTTGGTTGCGTTTAGATATCACCACCAACACCCAGGACGCAAGCGGCACAGAGCAAAACCGTGTTCCGGCAGGTCATATCACTGAGGACAAGCTTAAAGAGACTCTGCAATCTTTTATTGGTTTAATCAAACAAATCCCCCCTATGTTCTCTGCGGTTCATCATGAGGGGCAGCGCCTCTATGACCTTGCGCGCAAAGGGATCGAAGTAGTTCGTGAACCTCGTGAGGTCACAATTGAGAGTATTGTGTTAAAGTTATTCGAATCAGGTGAGTTTCCTCTTTCAAGAATCATTATCACTTGCTCCAGCGGAACCTATGTCCGAACCTTATGCCATGATATCGGAAATGCTCTGGGTGTAGGTGGGCATATGGAAAAGCTAATACGTACCCGAGTCGGCGATTTCTGCGTCGAAGAATCGCACTCTTTGGACGATTTGCAGACACCCGAATCGGTCCAACAATCCCTTATAGGAATCATTAAAGCGCTCTATCCAACAGGCGGCCCTGTTATACAAGTTAATGAATCAGACCGAGAACATATCCTGAACGGCAATTTTATTGCTTTCCCACCCGATATCGAGCCAACAACTAAGCCAATTCCTCTGGTGTACGAGGCAGAATTACTCGCCATCGCGATCCCCTCAAATGATCATGCTCAACCAGTAGTAGTTTTCAATCCCCCAGCTCAAACCACCTAA